In a genomic window of Myxococcales bacterium:
- a CDS encoding response regulator: MSSAFGRWLLELGALPDERALDDVLARQSERMPTASVAYVLGYADERTLAAVLAAAMGRSAIVLDESVIDLTLLDGVADEIWLGAQMVPVAVEGGAVLVAVAHPDQLDAGVLAALARRGAVAVSIALGVTVARTVRAGLAARRRGDAVWAGPSTEPGPRAEVPHAVMVGVDDDATVDGGGDGDGPAVDAAAAARVVKEDSTKEIHVRQLIEPDEDAALDDELPSQIAILAPRGAAWPTDGPWSRAGAGSGVDSDPGLDAAPAVTGEDDVAALVRTLTAGPAASADGIGGVLIVDDDYATRQLLVKEFAPRGYQVATAASGDDAIAALRELAPDVVIADILLPGVDGFRLCRAIKRTPRLREVGVILMSAVIESGRVTPEVLLRYSADGYAAKPLDTIRLLRIVRELLGRRRTAARAAADEVHLRRALDRYEAGDGAGAIAALRARLDEAPASVRVRFALANMLQRTAHRDDAVREYEEVVSHAPDYFPALTRLAYLYYERGETGRAVETWRRALPHCEDRDLRRNIELFVRSLAS; this comes from the coding sequence GTGTCCAGTGCTTTCGGCCGCTGGCTGCTGGAGCTCGGCGCGTTACCGGACGAACGCGCGCTGGACGACGTGCTCGCGCGCCAGAGCGAGCGCATGCCGACCGCGTCGGTGGCGTACGTGCTCGGCTACGCCGACGAGCGCACGCTGGCCGCGGTGCTCGCGGCCGCGATGGGCCGGTCGGCGATCGTGCTCGACGAGTCGGTGATCGATCTGACGCTGCTCGACGGCGTCGCCGACGAGATCTGGCTCGGCGCCCAGATGGTGCCGGTCGCGGTCGAGGGCGGCGCGGTGCTCGTCGCGGTCGCGCACCCCGATCAGCTCGACGCGGGCGTGCTGGCGGCGCTGGCCAGGCGCGGCGCGGTCGCGGTGTCGATCGCGCTGGGGGTGACGGTCGCGCGCACGGTCCGGGCCGGCCTGGCGGCGCGCCGCCGCGGCGACGCGGTCTGGGCCGGCCCGTCGACCGAGCCCGGGCCTCGGGCCGAGGTGCCGCACGCCGTCATGGTCGGCGTCGACGACGACGCGACGGTCGACGGCGGCGGGGACGGCGACGGGCCGGCCGTCGACGCCGCCGCCGCCGCGCGGGTGGTCAAGGAGGACAGCACCAAGGAGATCCACGTCCGGCAGCTGATCGAGCCCGACGAGGACGCCGCGCTCGACGACGAGCTGCCCAGCCAGATCGCGATCCTGGCGCCGCGCGGCGCCGCGTGGCCGACCGACGGGCCGTGGTCCCGGGCCGGCGCCGGTTCGGGGGTCGACAGCGATCCCGGGCTCGACGCCGCGCCGGCCGTGACCGGCGAGGACGACGTCGCGGCGCTGGTGCGCACGCTCACCGCCGGGCCGGCGGCGAGCGCCGACGGCATCGGCGGCGTGCTGATCGTCGACGACGACTACGCCACGCGCCAGCTGCTGGTGAAGGAGTTCGCGCCGCGCGGCTACCAGGTCGCGACCGCGGCCTCGGGCGACGACGCGATCGCGGCGCTGCGCGAGCTGGCGCCCGACGTGGTGATCGCCGACATCCTCTTGCCCGGCGTCGACGGCTTCCGGCTGTGCCGCGCGATCAAGCGCACCCCACGCCTGCGCGAGGTCGGCGTGATCTTGATGTCGGCGGTGATCGAGTCCGGGCGGGTCACGCCCGAGGTGCTCCTGCGCTACAGCGCCGACGGCTACGCCGCCAAGCCGCTCGACACGATCCGGCTCTTGCGGATCGTCCGTGAGCTGCTCGGCCGGCGGCGGACCGCGGCCCGGGCCGCCGCCGACGAGGTCCACCTGCGGCGCGCGCTCGATCGCTACGAGGCCGGCGACGGCGCCGGGGCGATCGCGGCGCTGCGCGCCCGGCTCGACGAGGCGCCGGCCTCGGTCCGGGTGCGGTTCGCGCTCGCCAACATGCTCCAGCGCACCGCGCACCGCGACGACGCCGTGCGCGAGTACGAGGAGGTCGTCAGCCACGCGCCCGACTACTTCCCGGCGCTGACCCGGCTGGCCTACCTCTACTACGAGCGCGGCGAGACCGGGCGCGCGGTCGAGACCTGGCGCCGGGCGCTGCCGCACTGCGAGGATCGCGACCTGCGCCGCAACATCGAGCTGTTCGTGCGCTCGCTGGCCAGCTGA
- a CDS encoding CarD family transcriptional regulator, which translates to MYQIGQKAVYPAHGVVEVVGVDTKQIAGQPFLFYVLRVLENGMQIMVPKDKADQVGLRAVATSKDVDEMFEVLRDPDVIQDKQTWNRRYRGFMEKIKTGSLFDVAEVFRDLMRLRASKNLSFGERRMLETARTLMVKEVALARRWSDLQAGEELDGACA; encoded by the coding sequence ATGTATCAGATCGGCCAGAAGGCGGTTTACCCAGCGCACGGCGTCGTCGAGGTGGTCGGGGTCGACACCAAGCAGATCGCCGGACAGCCGTTCCTGTTCTACGTGCTCCGTGTACTCGAGAACGGGATGCAGATCATGGTCCCCAAGGACAAGGCCGACCAGGTCGGCCTGCGTGCGGTCGCGACCTCGAAGGACGTCGACGAGATGTTCGAGGTGCTCCGCGACCCCGACGTCATCCAGGACAAGCAGACCTGGAACCGTCGGTACCGGGGCTTCATGGAGAAGATCAAGACGGGCTCGCTGTTCGACGTCGCCGAGGTGTTCCGCGATCTGATGCGCCTGCGCGCGTCGAAGAACCTGTCGTTCGGCGAGCGGCGGATGCTCGAGACCGCGCGCACCTTGATGGTCAAGGAGGTCGCGCTGGCGCGGCGCTGGAGCGACCTCCAGGCCGGCGAAGAACTCGACGGCGCCTGCGCCTGA
- a CDS encoding macro domain-containing protein — MQVHVATADLVTVPVDAIVNPGNSMGIMGGGTSGHIRRIGGDVIQQDAMARAPIAVGAAIITAAGALPCKFIIHAPIMDEPGQKIPAENVRRAARAALIAADVKQFKVIAFSGMGTDQGDVPMEEAARAIVEEIRAHKRACPETIYLVDTDADMVDTFEDALRNAVQNL, encoded by the coding sequence ATGCAGGTGCACGTAGCCACCGCGGACCTCGTCACGGTTCCCGTCGACGCCATCGTGAACCCTGGTAACTCCATGGGTATCATGGGCGGAGGGACCAGCGGGCACATCCGCCGCATCGGCGGCGACGTGATCCAGCAAGACGCGATGGCGCGCGCGCCGATCGCCGTCGGCGCCGCGATCATCACCGCCGCTGGCGCCCTGCCATGCAAGTTCATCATCCACGCGCCGATCATGGATGAGCCTGGGCAGAAGATCCCGGCCGAGAACGTGCGCCGGGCCGCCCGGGCCGCGCTCATCGCCGCGGACGTCAAGCAGTTCAAGGTGATCGCGTTCTCGGGCATGGGCACCGACCAGGGCGATGTGCCCATGGAAGAGGCCGCCCGCGCCATCGTCGAGGAGATCCGCGCCCACAAGCGCGCCTGCCCCGAGACCATCTACCTCGTCGACACCGACGCCGACATGGTCGACACGTTCGAAGACGCCCTGCGCAACGCTGTGCAGAATTTATAA
- a CDS encoding NADH-quinone oxidoreductase subunit A has product MQLQAYTPAGLAILCTLLFCGLFTALAVLIGPKSSNPEKLKPFECGSEPIGSPRGRYSVKFYQVAILFLVFDIETAFMYPWAQLFTRLSLGVGGAISFFGFAEMMMFVAILVVALTYVWRKKAIGWD; this is encoded by the coding sequence TTGCAGCTCCAGGCATACACGCCAGCAGGACTGGCGATCCTCTGCACGCTCTTGTTCTGCGGGCTCTTCACCGCGCTCGCTGTCTTGATCGGGCCGAAATCCTCCAACCCTGAGAAGCTGAAGCCGTTCGAGTGCGGCTCCGAGCCCATCGGCAGCCCACGCGGACGCTACTCGGTCAAGTTCTACCAGGTCGCGATCCTGTTCCTGGTGTTCGATATCGAGACCGCGTTCATGTACCCGTGGGCGCAGCTGTTCACGCGGCTGTCGCTGGGCGTCGGTGGCGCCATCAGCTTCTTCGGCTTCGCCGAGATGATGATGTTCGTCGCGATCCTGGTCGTGGCCCTCACGTACGTGTGGCGCAAGAAGGCGATCGGCTGGGACTGA
- the nuoB gene encoding NADH-quinone oxidoreductase subunit NuoB, with translation MLELITSKLEDAANWGRKFSLFSYPFVTACCGMEFMSVSAPKYDIARFGAEFPRFSPRQSDLLMIVGTITEKQGPALRRVYEQMTEPKWVIAFGVCASTGGFYQNYHAMPGADQVVPVDVYIPGCPPRPEQVLDALILLQDRVQRRDGHSQLRLKREKITLAAANAED, from the coding sequence ATGCTTGAGCTCATCACGTCGAAGCTCGAGGACGCGGCCAACTGGGGCCGCAAGTTCTCGCTGTTCTCTTATCCGTTCGTCACCGCGTGCTGCGGCATGGAGTTCATGTCGGTCTCGGCGCCGAAGTACGACATCGCGCGGTTCGGCGCCGAGTTCCCGCGGTTCTCGCCGCGGCAGTCGGACCTGCTGATGATCGTCGGCACGATCACCGAGAAGCAGGGCCCGGCGCTGCGCCGCGTCTACGAGCAGATGACCGAGCCCAAGTGGGTCATCGCGTTCGGCGTGTGCGCGTCGACCGGCGGCTTCTACCAGAACTACCACGCGATGCCGGGCGCCGATCAGGTCGTCCCCGTCGACGTCTACATCCCGGGCTGCCCGCCCCGGCCGGAGCAAGTGCTCGACGCGCTGATCCTGCTGCAGGACCGCGTGCAGCGCCGCGATGGCCACAGCCAGCTCCGGCTCAAGCGCGAGAAGATCACGCTGGCCGCCGCCAACGCCGAGGACTGA
- a CDS encoding NADH-quinone oxidoreductase subunit C — protein MAQKVVAAVKAKFGDAIVATESSHGDEVIVVKRDKLVAVATFLRDDPAMAFDVPVFVTAIDLLDWRPQGRRGAPDPDARPEFDPGEHNDGLRFEVCFQLRSITHRHRVRLKVQVKENDCKVPTLSLLWAGFGWQERETFDMYGIRFEGHPDLRRIYLYDEFIGYPLRKDYPKDKRQPLVRRPDLVGDH, from the coding sequence ATGGCGCAGAAGGTCGTAGCGGCCGTCAAGGCCAAGTTCGGCGACGCGATCGTCGCTACCGAGTCGTCCCACGGCGACGAGGTCATCGTCGTCAAGCGCGACAAGCTCGTGGCCGTCGCCACGTTCCTCCGCGACGACCCGGCCATGGCGTTCGACGTGCCGGTGTTCGTCACCGCGATCGACCTGCTCGACTGGCGGCCCCAGGGTCGCCGCGGCGCGCCCGACCCCGACGCGCGGCCGGAGTTCGACCCCGGCGAGCACAACGACGGCCTGCGGTTCGAGGTGTGCTTCCAGCTGCGCTCGATCACCCACCGGCACCGCGTCCGCCTCAAGGTCCAGGTCAAGGAGAACGACTGCAAGGTGCCGACCCTGTCGCTCTTGTGGGCCGGCTTCGGCTGGCAGGAGCGCGAGACCTTCGACATGTACGGGATCCGCTTCGAGGGGCACCCCGACCTCCGGCGCATCTACCTGTACGACGAGTTCATCGGCTACCCGCTGCGCAAGGACTACCCCAAGGACAAGCGCCAGCCGCTGGTCCGCCGCCCCGACCTCGTCGGAGATCACTGA
- a CDS encoding NADH-quinone oxidoreductase subunit D, with amino-acid sequence MADLKTLVLGRKEVADLDTETELPPELMTINMGPSHPAMHGTVRIVLTLDGERIVKGDVQPGYLHRCFEKEAEHATYTQIFPYTDRLNYVSPMINNCGYAMAVEKMLGLTGHLPRRAEFIRVIVSEISRMTDHLTCVGATAMELGAFTPLLYLLKAREWLYTLLEEVSGARLTHSYVRVGGVSKDLPDGWLEKLEARFKELEFALHESEQMLNLNKIFRDRMAGVGAISRADAIAWGQTGPIGRAAGIDYDVRKDHPYSVYPEFEFDVPLGTTGDCFDRFLVRVEEIKQSLRIVRQAAAALPDGPIMVDDGRVALPPKQDAYNTIEAMIRHFKHIVDGIKVPAGEAYTFVEGGNGELGFFIVGDGTGRPYKCYVRSPSFVHLSTAEKLFKNHLIADIVPIFGMINMIGGECDK; translated from the coding sequence ATGGCCGACCTGAAGACGCTCGTCCTGGGCCGCAAGGAGGTCGCCGATCTCGACACCGAGACCGAGCTGCCGCCCGAGCTCATGACCATCAACATGGGGCCGTCGCACCCGGCGATGCACGGCACCGTCCGGATCGTGCTGACGCTCGACGGTGAGCGCATCGTCAAGGGCGACGTCCAGCCCGGCTACCTGCACCGCTGCTTCGAGAAGGAAGCCGAGCACGCGACCTACACCCAGATCTTCCCGTACACGGATCGGCTGAACTACGTCTCGCCGATGATCAACAACTGCGGGTACGCGATGGCGGTCGAGAAGATGCTCGGCCTCACCGGGCACCTGCCGCGCCGCGCCGAGTTCATCCGCGTGATCGTCAGCGAGATCTCGCGCATGACCGACCACCTCACGTGCGTCGGCGCCACGGCCATGGAGCTGGGCGCGTTCACCCCGCTCCTGTACCTGCTCAAGGCCCGCGAGTGGCTGTACACGCTGCTCGAGGAGGTCTCGGGCGCGCGCCTGACCCACAGCTACGTGCGCGTCGGCGGGGTCAGCAAGGATCTGCCGGACGGCTGGCTCGAGAAGCTCGAGGCCCGGTTCAAGGAGCTCGAGTTCGCGCTCCACGAGTCCGAGCAGATGCTCAACCTGAACAAGATCTTCCGGGATCGCATGGCCGGCGTCGGCGCCATCTCGCGCGCCGACGCGATCGCCTGGGGCCAGACCGGCCCGATCGGCCGCGCCGCCGGGATCGACTACGACGTCCGCAAGGACCACCCGTACTCGGTCTACCCCGAGTTCGAGTTCGACGTGCCGCTCGGCACTACCGGCGACTGCTTCGATCGCTTCCTGGTCCGGGTCGAGGAGATCAAGCAGTCGCTGCGGATCGTGCGCCAGGCCGCCGCCGCCCTGCCCGACGGGCCGATCATGGTCGACGACGGCCGCGTGGCCCTGCCGCCCAAGCAGGACGCCTACAACACGATCGAGGCGATGATCCGCCACTTCAAGCACATCGTCGACGGCATCAAGGTGCCGGCCGGCGAGGCCTACACCTTCGTCGAGGGTGGCAACGGCGAGCTCGGCTTCTTCATCGTCGGCGACGGCACCGGCCGCCCGTACAAGTGCTACGTGCGCAGCCCGTCGTTCGTGCACCTCTCGACCGCCGAGAAGCTCTTCAAGAACCACCTCATCGCCGACATCGTGCCGATCTTCGGCATGATCAACATGATCGGCGGGGAGTGCGACAAGTGA
- a CDS encoding (2Fe-2S)-binding protein, translating to MRQVSDTTQAPPAPPPTHVTLTIDGKTATVPKGTNVLEAAKTVGIEISAFCYHPGLSIAACCRQCLVSVEKNPKLQPSCQQAAGEGMVVHTVDAQSTLARKQMLEFTLVNHPIDCPICDKAGECTLQKHYFEHDNADSRIDTPKVEKPKVVDLGPHIVLDAERCILCTRCIRVCDEVAGEHQLEMKQRGDHEQITTAPGQQLDNPYSLNTVDVCPVGALTSKDFRFTMRAWELDATPSVCQGCATGCNVEIHHKNDRAWRLVPRPNADVNGHWMCDEGRFTYHDLRAQRLAVATVGGLPASWDKAVKAAADKLAPLLKDAGTVAVVLSAQASNEDNFALAKLAAAWKAKVFVTARPEQAERADGKLRVADVNPNRAGVTAIAGASAGDLAALETGVNTGAIRAVVFLGHDLPLSETALDRLRALDCVVALATHERGPVKAAGIALPIAAWAETHGSVTNADGRVQRMHAAIAAPGQAVPGWEAVARLAQATSAKVAWTTARDVWKDMTTTVKPWAGSPWGREVRPLALRFAGSRG from the coding sequence GTGCGACAAGTGAGCGACACGACCCAGGCGCCCCCGGCGCCGCCCCCGACGCACGTCACGCTGACCATCGACGGCAAGACCGCGACGGTGCCCAAGGGCACCAACGTGCTCGAGGCCGCGAAGACCGTCGGCATCGAGATCTCGGCGTTCTGCTACCACCCCGGCCTGTCGATCGCGGCGTGCTGTCGGCAGTGCCTGGTCTCGGTCGAGAAGAACCCCAAGCTGCAGCCGAGCTGCCAGCAGGCCGCCGGCGAGGGCATGGTGGTCCACACCGTCGACGCCCAGTCGACCCTGGCCCGCAAGCAGATGCTCGAGTTCACGCTGGTCAATCACCCGATCGACTGCCCGATCTGTGACAAGGCCGGCGAGTGCACGCTGCAGAAGCACTACTTCGAGCACGACAACGCCGACTCGCGGATCGACACGCCCAAGGTCGAGAAGCCCAAGGTCGTCGACCTCGGCCCGCACATCGTGCTCGACGCCGAGCGCTGCATCCTGTGCACCCGGTGCATCCGGGTCTGCGACGAGGTCGCCGGCGAGCACCAGCTCGAGATGAAGCAGCGCGGCGATCACGAGCAGATCACGACCGCGCCGGGCCAGCAGCTCGACAACCCGTACTCGCTCAACACCGTCGACGTGTGCCCGGTCGGCGCGCTGACGTCGAAGGACTTCCGGTTCACGATGCGGGCCTGGGAGCTCGACGCGACGCCGTCGGTGTGCCAGGGCTGCGCGACCGGCTGCAACGTCGAGATCCACCACAAGAACGATCGCGCGTGGCGCCTGGTGCCGCGCCCGAACGCCGACGTCAACGGCCACTGGATGTGCGACGAGGGCCGCTTCACCTACCACGACCTGCGCGCGCAGCGGCTGGCGGTGGCGACCGTCGGCGGGCTGCCGGCGTCGTGGGACAAGGCGGTCAAGGCCGCCGCCGACAAGCTGGCGCCGCTGCTCAAGGACGCGGGCACGGTCGCGGTGGTGCTGTCGGCCCAGGCCTCCAACGAGGACAACTTCGCGCTGGCCAAGCTGGCCGCGGCCTGGAAGGCCAAGGTGTTCGTCACCGCCCGGCCCGAGCAGGCCGAGCGCGCCGACGGCAAGCTGCGGGTCGCCGACGTCAACCCGAACCGCGCCGGGGTCACGGCCATCGCCGGCGCCAGCGCGGGCGATCTCGCGGCGCTCGAGACCGGCGTCAACACCGGCGCCATCCGCGCGGTGGTGTTCCTCGGTCACGACCTGCCGCTGTCCGAGACCGCGCTCGACCGCCTGCGCGCGCTCGACTGCGTGGTCGCGCTGGCGACCCACGAGCGCGGGCCGGTCAAGGCCGCCGGGATCGCGCTGCCGATCGCGGCCTGGGCCGAGACCCACGGCTCGGTCACCAACGCCGACGGTCGGGTCCAGCGCATGCACGCGGCCATCGCGGCGCCCGGCCAGGCGGTGCCCGGCTGGGAGGCGGTGGCGCGGCTGGCCCAGGCCACCAGCGCCAAGGTCGCGTGGACCACCGCCCGCGACGTGTGGAAGGACATGACCACCACGGTCAAGCCGTGGGCCGGCAGCCCCTGGGGCCGCGAGGTCCGGCCGCTGGCCCTGCGCTTCGCTGGATCGCGCGGGTGA
- a CDS encoding NADH-quinone oxidoreductase subunit H: MTWLSNNIYAILDNPALKWLLLVMVMVMPLASLLTWAERRQSAMMQDRLGPNRANIGPIKLKGILHFIADALKMIAKEDFIPGSVHRGLFALAPILAIAPVLIAFAIIPFGPTIYPHSYTDSLDVLALASDPNNKTFADSIRLQVASLDYGLLFYFAVLSLANYGGTIAGWASYNKWALLGGLRSSSQMMSYEVSMGLSLMGCFVLVGSLEPGFIVGNGVSAQMSGSNPLNWLWLWQFPALILFMTAAIAETKRAPFDLPEGEPEIIGYFVEYSGMRWGLFFLAEFIEIVFISAVIATVFFGGWQVPFLDGDGFRFGGYITEVGGHSVSTGGWVMKMPHAAVTALQLGAFALKVILIAWFQLMVRWTLPRVRVDQLMNLGWKVLLPSALAWTMLTALFKLCALYLGWL, encoded by the coding sequence ATGACCTGGCTCAGTAACAACATCTACGCGATCCTCGACAACCCCGCCCTCAAGTGGCTGTTGCTGGTCATGGTGATGGTGATGCCGCTGGCGTCGCTGCTCACCTGGGCCGAGCGGCGCCAGAGCGCGATGATGCAGGACCGCCTCGGACCCAACCGCGCCAACATCGGCCCGATCAAGCTCAAGGGCATCCTCCACTTCATCGCCGACGCGCTGAAGATGATCGCCAAGGAGGACTTCATCCCGGGCAGCGTCCACCGCGGGCTGTTCGCCCTGGCGCCGATCCTGGCCATCGCCCCGGTGCTGATCGCCTTCGCGATCATCCCGTTCGGGCCGACCATCTACCCGCACTCGTACACCGATAGCCTCGACGTGCTGGCCCTGGCCAGCGACCCGAACAACAAGACCTTCGCCGACTCGATCCGGCTGCAGGTGGCGTCGCTCGACTACGGGCTCCTGTTCTACTTCGCGGTGCTGAGCCTCGCCAACTACGGCGGCACGATCGCCGGCTGGGCCAGCTACAACAAGTGGGCGCTGCTCGGCGGCCTGCGCAGCTCGTCGCAGATGATGAGCTACGAGGTGTCGATGGGCCTGTCGCTGATGGGCTGCTTCGTGCTGGTCGGCAGCCTCGAGCCCGGCTTCATCGTCGGCAACGGCGTCTCGGCCCAGATGTCGGGATCGAACCCGCTCAACTGGCTGTGGCTGTGGCAGTTCCCGGCGCTGATCCTGTTCATGACCGCGGCCATCGCCGAGACCAAGCGCGCGCCGTTCGACCTGCCCGAGGGCGAGCCCGAGATCATCGGCTACTTCGTCGAGTACTCCGGCATGCGCTGGGGCCTGTTCTTCCTGGCCGAGTTCATCGAGATCGTCTTCATCTCGGCGGTCATCGCGACCGTGTTCTTCGGCGGCTGGCAGGTGCCGTTCCTGGACGGCGACGGCTTCCGGTTCGGCGGCTACATCACCGAGGTCGGTGGCCACTCGGTGTCGACCGGTGGCTGGGTGATGAAGATGCCGCACGCGGCGGTGACCGCGCTCCAGCTCGGGGCGTTCGCGCTGAAGGTGATCCTGATCGCGTGGTTCCAGCTCATGGTCCGCTGGACCCTGCCGCGGGTCCGCGTCGACCAGCTGATGAACCTGGGCTGGAAGGTGCTGCTGCCGTCCGCGCTGGCCTGGACCATGCTGACCGCGCTGTTCAAGCTGTGCGCCCTGTACCTGGGCTGGCTGTAA
- a CDS encoding NADH-quinone oxidoreductase subunit I gives MGSHAHDDHEPTTAGPKVLAVSTVSPKVRTIAVVRPSADDVTYLAATKTGLGITLKHFAKNLFGFRRTVKQLNEGTAPHGLQNDIETIQYPEEKVVYPERFRGLHRLMQRDDGNVRCVACMCCPTVCPANCITIVPEQSDDKGIEKRPAIFEIDELRCVVCGLCVEACPCDAIRMDSGVHAKPVEERGAAIMTKDKLLAVSKDVGKSPLSIATQGGVGANWRDGK, from the coding sequence ATGGGATCCCACGCCCACGATGACCACGAGCCGACGACCGCTGGCCCCAAGGTGCTGGCGGTGTCGACGGTGAGCCCCAAGGTCCGCACCATCGCGGTGGTGCGCCCGAGCGCCGACGACGTCACCTACCTCGCCGCCACGAAGACCGGCCTGGGCATCACGCTCAAGCACTTCGCCAAGAACCTGTTCGGCTTTCGCCGGACGGTGAAGCAGCTCAACGAGGGCACCGCGCCCCACGGCCTGCAGAACGACATCGAGACCATCCAGTACCCCGAGGAGAAGGTCGTCTACCCGGAGCGGTTCCGGGGCCTGCACCGCTTGATGCAGCGCGACGACGGCAACGTCCGGTGCGTGGCCTGCATGTGCTGCCCGACCGTGTGCCCGGCCAACTGCATCACGATCGTGCCCGAGCAGAGCGACGACAAGGGCATCGAGAAGCGCCCGGCGATCTTCGAGATCGACGAGCTGCGGTGCGTCGTGTGCGGGCTGTGCGTCGAGGCGTGCCCGTGCGACGCGATCCGCATGGACTCCGGCGTCCACGCCAAGCCGGTCGAAGAGCGCGGCGCCGCGATCATGACCAAGGACAAGCTCCTGGCGGTGTCCAAGGACGTCGGCAAGTCGCCGCTGTCGATCGCGACCCAGGGCGGCGTCGGCGCGAACTGGCGCGACGGCAAGTAG
- a CDS encoding glycosyltransferase: MQVAAALAWTAYLAALAALAIYGLHRLSLIVRARRPLPPVPWCDRAEPRVTVQLPIFNEQAVAARVIAAACALDWPRDRLEIQVLDDSTDDTRALCAAEVATWRARGVDVVHLHRADRSGWKAGALDAGRAVAAGELHAVFDADFVPTPDFLRATVGAFVDPAVGMVQARWDHLNRDAGLLTQLQAMLLDGHFAVEQRGRAAAGACFNFNGTAGVWRATAIAAAGGWHADTLTEDLDLSYRAALAGWRFVYAADVRAPAELPADVRAFKAQQFRWAKGSVECARKLIAPTARARWPWRHRLEALFHLTHNLPYLLTLIMLVAGGAALALGSAPIWAPLVHATSAAVTVAVITAFVAVADGPRLRTLARVPALIALTAGMALSQSRAIVLGALGRRTPFERTPKDGAIGRDRAPRRYRAASTGVAAAEAVLAAYLATCAALALSRGATLAGALCAWLTLGVAAVALASLRATRA, from the coding sequence GTGCAGGTAGCGGCGGCCCTGGCCTGGACCGCGTACCTGGCGGCGCTCGCGGCGCTGGCGATCTACGGGCTGCACCGGCTGAGCTTGATCGTGCGCGCGCGCCGGCCGCTGCCGCCGGTGCCGTGGTGCGATCGGGCCGAGCCGCGCGTCACCGTGCAGCTGCCGATCTTCAACGAGCAGGCGGTCGCGGCCCGCGTGATCGCCGCGGCGTGCGCGCTCGACTGGCCGCGCGACCGCCTCGAGATCCAGGTGCTCGACGACTCGACCGACGACACCCGCGCGCTGTGCGCGGCCGAGGTCGCGACCTGGCGGGCCCGCGGCGTCGACGTGGTCCACCTGCACCGCGCCGACCGGTCCGGCTGGAAGGCCGGCGCGCTCGACGCCGGCCGCGCGGTCGCCGCCGGCGAGCTGCACGCGGTGTTCGACGCCGACTTCGTGCCGACGCCGGACTTCCTGCGCGCCACCGTCGGCGCGTTCGTCGATCCCGCGGTCGGCATGGTCCAGGCCCGGTGGGATCACCTCAACCGCGACGCGGGCCTGCTGACCCAGCTGCAGGCGATGCTGCTCGACGGCCACTTCGCGGTCGAGCAGCGCGGCCGGGCCGCCGCCGGCGCGTGCTTCAACTTCAACGGCACCGCCGGGGTCTGGCGCGCGACCGCGATCGCGGCGGCCGGCGGCTGGCACGCCGACACGTTGACCGAGGACCTCGATCTCTCCTACCGCGCGGCCCTGGCCGGCTGGCGGTTCGTCTACGCCGCCGACGTGCGCGCGCCGGCCGAGCTGCCCGCCGACGTGCGCGCGTTCAAGGCCCAGCAGTTCCGGTGGGCCAAGGGCTCGGTCGAGTGCGCGCGCAAGCTGATCGCACCGACCGCGCGCGCGCGCTGGCCATGGCGCCACCGGCTCGAGGCCCTGTTCCACCTGACCCACAACCTGCCGTACCTGCTGACGCTGATCATGCTGGTCGCCGGCGGCGCCGCGCTGGCGCTGGGCTCGGCGCCGATCTGGGCGCCGCTGGTGCACGCCACCTCGGCCGCGGTCACGGTCGCGGTCATCACGGCGTTCGTCGCGGTCGCCGACGGCCCGCGCCTGCGCACGCTCGCCCGGGTGCCGGCCCTGATCGCGCTCACCGCCGGCATGGCACTGTCGCAGTCGCGCGCCATCGTGCTGGGCGCGCTCGGACGCCGCACGCCGTTCGAGCGCACGCCCAAGGACGGCGCCATCGGCCGCGACCGCGCCCCCCGCCGCTACCGCGCCGCCTCGACCGGCGTCGCCGCCGCCGAGGCCGTCCTCGCCGCCTACCTCGCCACCTGCGCCGCCCTCGCGCTCTCCCGCGGCGCCACCCTCGCCGGCGCCCTCTGCGCCTGGCTCACCCTCGGCGTCGCCGCCGTCGCCCTCGCGAGCCTCCGCGCCACCCGCGCCTGA